A stretch of the Lolium perenne isolate Kyuss_39 chromosome 3, Kyuss_2.0, whole genome shotgun sequence genome encodes the following:
- the LOC127342933 gene encoding uncharacterized protein At1g03900, whose translation MTSGREQPQVEAEHEAVELVLFQVAECYVYLIPPRMTAASYRADEWNVNKWAWEGALKVASKGEECVIKLEDKSTGELYARAFLREGEQHPVEAVIDSSRYFVLRVEENIDGRQRHAFIGLGFRERTEAYDFQAALHDHMKYLNKKKTAEEMVQHYENTSSVDYSLKEGETLVLQLKKKETGTNTKSAFFEQGLNKLSFNEKTNTKEGTVSLKLPPPPPSPVSPTDSGVSLSPFKAEFPSQEQPATDDSGEAAPFKAEFPSQEQAPAGAPPSKAEHAPHEQPAAVEKTKQGSAEDDFDFGDFQAAA comes from the exons ATGACGAGCGGCCGCGAGCAGCCGCAGGTGGAGGCCGAGCACGAGGCGGTGGAGCTCGTGCTGTTCCAGGTCGCCGAGTGTTACGTCTACCTG ATACCTCCTAGGATGACGGCTGCCTCTTACAG GGCTGATGAGTGGAATGTCAACAAGTGGGCTTGGGAAGGGGCGCTTAAGGTTGCCAGCAAGGGAGAAGAATGTGTCATCAAATTGGAAGACAAGAGCACTG GGGAGCTATATGCTAGGGCATTTCTCAGAGAAGGCGAACAACATCCAGTCGAAGCTGTCATTGATAGCAGCAG ATATTTTGTACTTCGCGTTGAAGAGAATATAG ATGGGCGTCAGCGTCATGCTTTTATAGGTTTAGGCTTCCGGGAAAGAACTGAAGCATATGACTTCCAAGCTGCTTTACATGACCATATGAA ATATCTAAACAAGAAGAAGACCGCTGAAGAGATGGTGCAGCATTACGAGAATACATCATCAGTGGACTACAGCCTCAAAGAAGGGGAAACTTTGGTTCTTCAACTAAAAAAA AAAGAGACTGGCACCAATACAAAATCTGCATTTTTCGAGCAAGGCCTTAACAAGCTCTCATTCAATGAAAAAACAAACACCAAGGAGGGCACAGTCTCCCTCAAACTCCCGCCACCTCCCCCATCACCCGTTTCTCCAACTGATTCTGGAGTCTCCTTGTCCCCTTTCAAAGCAGAATTTCCTTCCCAGGAACAACCAGCCACCGATGATTCCGGAGAAGCAGCTCCTTTCAAAGCAGAATTTCCTTCCCAAGAACAAGCACCCGCAGGTGCCCCCCCTTCGAAAGCAGAACATGCTCCTCACGAGCAACCGGCTGCAGTAGAGAAGACCAAACAAGGAAGCGCTGAAGATGACTTTGACTTTGGGGACTTCCAGGCTGCTGCTTGA
- the LOC127342928 gene encoding protein trichome birefringence-like 42, which produces MDSIAASSAQRGALCSLLCLCLFSAGLLLGSRPFFPTPRLWEHFSRAQQQRLARTAPPPAPPHVAAAVAAAAYHDHDVQAPAPDAGYGELGREEEDDEEMALGAAPAPAPAWEDGGGEGRECDLLDGSWVHDPAAYPLYQAAECPFLSDQVTCRRNGRPDAGYEQWRWQPRGCGSARFRGAEVLEQLRNRRLVFVGDSLNRNMWESLACIIYTALPDRSRTRIEDVSSEYRIFRAMDYNCSVEFFWSPFLVKLETKQDQTKALKLDQLPTMIKQVVGADVIIFNTGHWWTHTGKLRAWDHLERNGVHVEMEGEEAFNRALRTWARWVDHNIDPTRTKVFFRSISPEHKSANWCYNQTTPITNGTIIPWFPKGMISIVQRNIQSMKTPATYLNITHLSELRIDAHPSVYTTNRDGKPLSTEQRQQPITYSDCSHWCLPGLPDTWNVILLVSLTRHGSNVH; this is translated from the exons ATGGATTCCATCGCGGCGTCCTCGGCGCAGAGAGGGGCTCTCTGCTCCCTCCTCTGCCTCTGCCTCTTCTCGGCGGGCCTCCTCCTCGGCTCCCGCCCCTTCTTCCCGACGCCGCGGCTCTGGGAGCATTTCTCCAGGGCACAGCAGCAGCGGCTTGCCCGCACCGCGCCACCACCTGCTCCTCCTCATgtcgctgctgctgttgctgcagcAGCTTACCATGATCACGACGTGCAAGCGCCGGCACCCGACGCGGGCTACGGCGAACTTGGCcgcgaggaggaggacgatgaggAGATGGCACTGGGCGCTGCGCCGGCACCCGCGCCGGCGTGGGAGGACGGCGGCGGAGAGGGGAGGGAGTGCGACCTGCTTGACGGGAGCTGGGTGCACGACCCGGCTGCCTACCCGCTGTACCAGGCGGCGGAGTGCCCATTCCTCAGCGACCAGGTGACGTGCCGGCGGAACGGCCGCCCGGACGCCGGCTACGAGCAGTGGCGGTGGCAGCCGAGGGGGTGCGGCAGCGCGAGGTTCCGCGGCGCGGAGGTGCTGGAGCAGTTGCGGAACAGGCGGCTCGTCTTCGTCGGCGACTCGCTCAACCGCAACATGTGGGAGTCGCTCGCATGCATCATCTACACGGCGCTGCCCGACCGGTCGCGGACGCGCATCGAGGATGTCAGCTCCGAGTACAGGATCTTCCGCGCCATG GATTACAATTGCTCGGTGGAATTCTTTTGGAGCCCATTCCTCGTGAAGCTTGAAACCAAGCAAGATCAGACCAAGGCACTCAAGCTTGACCAGCTCCCAACCATGATTAAACAAGTGGTCGGCGCAGATGTCATCATCTTCAATACTGGCCACTGGTGGACACACACTGGCAAGCTTAGGGC GTGGGACCATCTAGAAAGAAATGGTGTGCATGTCGAAATGGAAGGAGAGGAGGCGTTCAACAGAGCACTGAGAACATGGGCCAGATGGGTCGATCACAACATAGACCCAACCAGAACCAAGGTCTTCTTCAGAAGTATCTCACCTGAACACAAAAG TGCTAATtggtgctacaatcaaacaactcccatcacaaatggaacaatcattcCATggttcccaaaaggcatgatttccATCGTACAGAGGAACATACAAAGCATGAAGACGCCTGCTACATATCTCAACATCACCCATCTCTCTGAGCTCCGAATTGATGCACATCCGTCAGTGTACACTACCAACAGGGATGGGAAGCCTCTATCAACAGAGCAACGACAACAACCAATTACATACTCTGATTGCAGCCACTGGTGCCTACCAGGGCTACCTGACACATGGAATGTAATTTTACTTGTTTCTTTAACAAGACATGGCTCTAATGTACACTAG
- the LOC127342930 gene encoding ubiquitin-like modifier-activating enzyme atg7: MSASELSSETLRSASSLSGPGQFLSRRVAGEKTRREMVAKAEVRPRPLKVEAIKSTVDIWFCDALRGLKLNVLGTDDSPIPITGYYTPSPLPKKPGLFKLCKQSLVPPSVSSFGSRKECLIPGTLINTNNMLGFQNLDAESLLREEGKKILHDILSGKIEECPSLLLRFLVISFADLKNWKVYYNVAFPSVFYSKMTLLSLHSASQVLSQEQATSLSKSMKEWRGSNETTVHPFFSVDISSDSSVVVRQLKDWKDRQGGGQKHLFGFYDHGFHQDYPGWALRNYIAFLSLRWKIEKVHFLCYREGREGIDLEKSLIGEASFAAPQDWDGSDYMPEVIGWEGETPGDGRKEMKMKSIDLKSLRPESQDEEQQLMHLKLMGWRHFPVNLDKLRGTRCLVLGAGALGCEVSRLLMTWGVRKLTVVDGGCVAMPDLVKQSIYVEKDCGVPRATAIVPHLKERCPAVEVEGIRMEIPVPGNPVSPSVLDDCRRLQTLVAKSNVVFLLTDSSESRWFPTLLCASENKIAITAAVGYDSYLVMRHGARPGTRSGGMDDVIAQTQNLSTEDAVGHQRLGCCFCNEKTSLFNSVSNETVALPGLTSIASGKAVELFARMLHHPQGIHAPGDIAGMDTEHQLGLLPHQMQGSLPKCLLSTEIGNSSNDCTACSDVVLSEYRRERLDFIMKVIKKPTYLKDLTGISNSLNKSDTCLNLPASFRVNSGKFSSVECLILGAGTLGCDVARILMDYGVQKLTVVDSGHVAMSNLARQSLYTSDDLNTPKATAILKRLKEKYPSKGDLDVKGKIMEIPMPGHPVSSVEEEALVRKNCKDLQELVATHDAVFLLTDTRESRWLPTLLCANENKIAITAALGYDSYLAMRHGAGPGTCSEGSSVVVGMTRLSPQDVIGRQRLGCYFCNDVISPVDSVSNRTLDQQCTVTRPGLASIASGHAAELFARMLNHPDGIHAPADIAGTTSERPFGLLPHQIRGSLSSYNLLTLLGYSSSCCIACSDVVLSEYRSRGMDFVMQVINEPTYLEDLTGLTELMKSADYSRVEWVDDVDDDAEFADI, encoded by the exons ATGTCCGCATCCGAGCTGAGCTCCGAGACGCTCCGTTCCGCTTCTTCTTTGAGCGGACCCGGGCAATTTTTGTCGCGGCGTGTCGCCGGCGAAAAAACGAGACGGGAGATGGTGGCCAAAGCGGAGGTGCGGCCGCGGCCGCtcaaagtggaggccatcaagagCACCGTCGACATTTGGTTCTGTGATGCCCtccgcggcctcaagctcaacgtGCTCGGCACCGACGACTCCCCCATCCCCATCACTG GTTACTATACTCCAAGCCCTCTCCCAAAAAAGCCAGGACTCTTCAAGCTATGTAAACAATCGTTAGTCCCACCATCTGTCAGCTCATTTGGCTCTAGGAAAGAGTGTCTAATACCAGGGACGCTCATAAACACTAATAACATGTTGGGGTTCCAGAATCTAGATGCTGAGTCTCTACTaagagaagaaggaaagaag ATCTTACATGATATTTTATCCGGTAAAATAGAAGAGTGTCCTTCTCTGCTATTAAGATTTCTTGTGATATCGTTTGCGGACTTGAAGAATTGGAAGGTCTATTACAATGTTGCGTTTCCCTCGGTTTTTTACTCTAAAATGACTTTGCTCAGCCTGCATAGTGCCTCACAAGTTCTCAGCCAAGAACAG GCAACATCCTTGTCTAAATCAATGAAAGAGTGGCGTGGTTCAAACGAAACAACAG TTCACCCTTTTTTTTCGGTCGACATATCCTCAGATTCTTCTGTTGTTGTAAGACAACTTAAGGACTGGAAGGATCGTCAGGGTGGTGGCCAAAAG CACCTATTTGGATTTTATgatcatggatttcatcaagattACCCTGGTTGGGCTCTTAGAAACTACATTGCATTCCTGAGCCTGCGGTGGAAAATCGAGAAAGTTCATTTCTTGTGCTACCGAGAAGGACGAGAGGGTATCGATCTAGAGAAGTCCCTTATTGGTGAAGCATCATTTGCAGCACCTCAAG ACTGGGATGGCTCTGACTATATGCCTGAAGTTATTGGATGGGAAGGAGAAACACCTGGGGATGGAAGgaaagaaatgaaaatgaaatcAATCGATCTTAAGTCACTGAGACCAGAAAG TCAAGATGAGGAACAACAGCTGATGCACTTAAAGCTTATGGGATGGCGGCACTTCCCTGTGAATTTAGACAAGTTGCGTGGCACTCGATGTCTTGTGTTGGGTGCTGGAGCTCTTGGCTGTGAAGTTTCTCGCTTACTCATG ACCTGGGGTGTACGGAAACTAACAGTGGTTGATGGTGGTTGTGTTGCCATGcctgatctagtcaaacaatcaaTCTACGTAGAAAAGGATTGTGGTGTCCCGAGAGCTACCGCAATTGTTCCCCATCTAAAAGAGAGATGTCCTGCAGTG GAGGTCGAAGGCATCCGGATGGAAATACCAGTGCCTGGGAATCCAGTTTCTCCTAGTGTGCTTGATGATTGCAGGCGTCTTCAAACATTAGTAGCTAAAAGTAATGTGGTCTTCTTGTTGACTGACTCATCGGAGAGCAGATGGTTTCCAACTCTTTTGTGTGCAAGCGAAAACAAG ATTGCTATCACTGCAGCAGTAGGATATGACAGTTACCTTGTCATGCGACATGGTGCTCGTCCAGGAACAAGAAGTGGAGGTATGGATGACGTGATTGCTCAGACACAGAATTTGTCCACTGAAGATGCTGTTGGTCATCAAAGATTGGGCTGTTGTTTCTGCAACGAGAAGACTTCCCTTTTCAAT TCAGTCTCCAATGAAACAGTAGCACTACCTGGGCTGACCTCGATTGCATCTGGCAAAGCAGTGGAGCTCTTTGCGAGGATGTTACATCATCCACAGGG GATACATGCTCCAGGAGATATTGCTGGTATGGATACTGAACATCAACTTGGTTTATTGCCGCATCAGATGCAAGGATCACTTCCAAAGTGTCTTTTATCAACTGAGATAGGAAATTCCTCAAACGATTGCACTGCATGTTCCGATGTT GTACTGTCTGAATATAGAAGAGAAAGATTGGATTTTATTATGAAAGTCATCAAAAAACCAACATATTTAAAGGACCTTACAGGCATTTCTAATAGTTTGAACAAGTCGGACACTTGTTTGAATTTGCCTGCCAGTTTCCGTGTAAATTCAGGGAAGTTCTCTAGTGTGGAATGTCTAATTTTAGGTGCTGGAACTCTTGGGTGTGATGTTGCTCGTATTCTAATG GATTATGGTGTTCAGAAGCTAACAGTGGTTGACAGTGGTCATGTTGCTATGTCAAATTTGGCAAGACAATCACTTTACACATCTGATGACCTCAACACCCCAAAAGCAACAGCAATACTTAAGCGTCTAAAGGAGAAATATCCATCAAAG GGTGACCTGGATGTTAAAGGAAAAATCATGGAAATACCGATGCCAGGGCATCCTGTGTCATCTGTTGAAGAAGAAGCTCTTGTGCGGAAAAATTGCAAGGATCTGCAGGAGTTAGTAGCTACCCATGACGCTGTGTTCCTGTTGACTGACACAAGGGAAAGCAGGTGGCTTCCAACACTTCTCTGTGCGAATGAAAACAAG ATTGCTATTACTGCAGCTCTAGGATACGATAGCTACCTTGCCATGCGACATGGAGCTGGTCCAGGAACATGTTCTGAAGGTTCAAGTGTGGTTGTTGGCATGACTAGGCTGTCTCCACAAGATGTTATTGGCCGTCAAAGACTGGGCTGCTATTTCTGCAACGACGTTATTTCTCCTGTTGAT TCTGTCTCCAACCGAACACTGGACCAACAGTGTACAGTAACACGGCCTGGACTGGCTTCCATTGCATCTGGCCATGCCGCAGAACTCTTCGCAAGAATGTTAAATCATCCAGATGG GATACATGCGCCAGCAGATATCGCTGGCACGACCAGTGAGCGTCCGTTTGGTCTATTGCCACACCAGATACGAGGATCACTGTCGAGCTACAACTTATTAACCCTCTTGGGCTATTCCTCGAGCTGCTGTATTGCATGTTCCGACGTG GTATTGTCTGAATACAGGAGCAGAGGAATGGATTTTGTGATGCAGGTGATCAATGAGCCAACCTATCTGGAAGACCTTACCGGCCTGACGGAGCTGATGAAGTCCGCGGATTATTCTCGGGTGGAGtgggtagatgatgtcgacgacgaTGCCGAGTTTGCCGACATCTGA
- the LOC127342929 gene encoding UBP1-associated protein 2C encodes MDPFSKKRKPDENGAATASPAAGAAALGLTRDDVLRLLEPLSRDQLADIAAAAALASGVALDAVRAAADRDPALRKLFVRGLGWETNSDSLRAIFSAFGDLEEAVVISDKTTGRSKGYGFVTFRHADSAVLALKEPSKKIDGRVTVTQLAAAGAAGGPSGGAGGAGGAPSADVSLRKIFVGNVPADMPSERLLAHFAAYGEIEEGPLGFDKTTGKFRGFALFVYKTPEGAQASLVDSVKVIEGHQLLCKLAIEGKKGKQQPQQSGPAGQQQQQMLQGGPQDMPGPGHGLGGPQMGGQYGGGPGSGMPPSFGGFGGPGLGGGHNPYGNLPSSMGGGGGGAGMGSMGNQMPSGMGSAGAFGPGGMGGGSFGGGSQFGAAGMGPYGGLGMGGASSLYRMQQGSGGLPSGYGEGGNYPLPGSGFRGQEMSPGPGGRAPPMYPNVPPYF; translated from the coding sequence ATGGATCCCTTCTCCAAGAAGCGCAAGCCAGACGAGAACGGCGCGGCCACCGCTTCCCCGGCCGCCGGGGCCGCCGCGCTCGGCCTCACCCGCGACGACGTCCTGCGCCTCCTCGAGCCGCTTTCCCGCGACCAGCTCGCcgacatcgccgccgccgccgcgctcgcctCGGGCGTCGCGCTCGACGCCGTGCGCGCCGCCGCCGACCGCGACCCGGCGCTCCGCAAGCTCTTCGTGCGCGGCCTCGGCTGGGAGACCAACTCGGACTCGCTCCGCGCCATCTTCTCCGCCTTCGGCGACCTCGAGGAGGCCGTCGTCATCAGCGACAAGACCACCGGCCGCTCCAAGGGCTACGGCTTCGTCACCTTCCGCCACGCCGACTCCGCCGTCCTCGCCCTCAAGGAGCCGTCCAAGAAGATCGACGGCCGCGTCACCGTcacccagctcgccgccgccggcgccgccggcgGGCCGTCCGGCGGGGCGGGCGGCGCGGGTGGCGCCCCTTCGGCGGACGTCTCTCTCCGCAAGATCTTTGTCGGGAACGTCCCCGCTGACATGCCGTCCGAGCGCCTCCTCGCGCACTTCGCTGCCTATGGCGAGATTGAGGAGGGCCCGCTTGGGTTCGACAAGACCACGGGCAAGTTCAGGGGCTTTGCGCTCTTTGTGTACAAGACGCCAGAGGGCGCTCAGGCCTCGTTGGTGGACTCGGTGAAGGTGATTGAAGGGCACCAGCTCTTGTGCAAGCTCGCCATTGAGGGCAAGAAGGGCAAGCAGCAACCGCAGCAATCTGGGCCTGCTGGGCAACAGCAACAGCAGATGCTCCAGGGTGGCCCTCAGGACATGCCGGGTCCTGGCCATGGGCTAGGTGGACCGCAGATGGGTGGGCAGTATGGTGGTGGCCCTGGGAGTGGCATGCCACCATCATTCGGTGGATTTGGTGGCCCTGGGCTTGGTGGTGGTCACAATCCATATGGGAACTTGCCGTCCTCCAtgggcggtggcggcggaggtgctgGTATGGGGTCGATGGGAAACCAGATGCCTTCTGGGATGGGCTCTGCTGGTGCATTTGGCCCCGGGGGAATGGGCGGTGGTTCATTTGGAGGAGGATCTCAGTTCGGTGCTGCTGGGATGGGTCCTTATGGTGGTTTAGGCATGGGCGGGGCATCCTCACTCTACCGGATGCAACAGGGCTCAGGTGGACTGCCATCTGGATATGGCGAGGGTGGAAACTACCCTCTTCCAGGGTCTGGCTTCCGGGGTCAGGAGATGTCACCAGGACCAGGTGGCAGGGCTCCTCCAATGTACCCCAACGTGCCACCTTATTTCTAA